In Kineococcus sp. NBC_00420, a single genomic region encodes these proteins:
- a CDS encoding YceI family protein, with protein MSSTRTTERPPAPQRPRRRRLWIALAVVVVLLVVAAVVGPRIYASVESGKAAAPLVTSASTPSATATAASTDASLDGPWAIAAGGTAGYRVDEVLNGQNVTVTGRTDKVTGDLTVADGRLTTGTVSVDLASVATDSGQRDNQFRGMVMDTDQFPTADFALTQPVPLGGLEVGSTISVSLVGTMTLKGTTRDATIPATVERTAADAVTITGSLPLTWSDYGVNAPNLGFVSVEDEGTIEFSFSADPS; from the coding sequence ATGAGCAGCACCCGCACCACCGAACGACCGCCCGCGCCGCAACGCCCCCGCCGCCGCAGGCTGTGGATCGCGCTGGCGGTGGTCGTCGTCCTGCTCGTCGTCGCGGCCGTCGTCGGACCCCGCATCTACGCGAGCGTGGAGTCCGGCAAGGCCGCGGCACCGCTGGTGACCTCCGCCTCCACCCCGTCGGCCACCGCGACCGCGGCCTCCACCGACGCCTCCCTCGACGGACCCTGGGCCATCGCCGCCGGCGGGACCGCGGGCTACCGCGTCGACGAGGTCCTCAACGGCCAGAACGTCACCGTCACGGGCCGCACCGACAAGGTCACCGGTGACCTCACCGTCGCCGACGGCCGGCTCACCACCGGCACCGTCTCCGTCGACCTGGCCAGCGTCGCCACCGACTCCGGTCAGCGCGACAACCAGTTCCGCGGGATGGTCATGGACACCGACCAGTTCCCGACCGCGGACTTCGCCCTCACCCAGCCCGTGCCGCTCGGTGGGCTCGAGGTCGGCTCCACGATCTCGGTCAGCCTCGTCGGCACCATGACCCTCAAGGGCACGACCCGGGACGCGACGATCCCCGCCACCGTCGAGCGGACCGCCGCCGACGCCGTCACGATCACCGGCTCGCTCCCGCTGACCTGGTCCGACTACGGCGTGAACGCCCCGAACCTCGGCTTCGTCTCCGTCGAGGACGAGGGCACGATCGAGTTCTCCTTCAGCGCCGACCCCTCCTGA
- a CDS encoding SpoIIE family protein phosphatase: MSSAGAVDPLLLRAWQEVAEGIMVLDAATWHVEHVNRAGAAFFGRTPEDLVGAPLPVAFPDEVRAAFHDQLADPEAPDFVAGTGPLPGTDRSVAVRARRLGEHVLCSFRDVTHELRLQEERDRLTDSLRGSLERTSDLLRLSEALTATRTVADVAEVVVAATAQGFGAAYAALSVVDHERRLLRTPFTGELAVGAEQEWQDLPLDGPGPGTLAMRQGSPRFDDATSLRTNFPELMHRWEVANVRYLATVPLVAAGVTVGLLTMVWHEDLELSENQRAMLVSLASYSTQALQRALLLAERTTAARTLQTSMLTTDLPQRGGLELVARYVAAHAGDQVGGDWYDGILLPDGTTLLVIGDVSGHDVTAAAEMGQLRIALRALAVDRDDPPAQLLDRLESVVDNLRGEAILASCLVARVEQTPPARAAGVRTLRWANAGHPPPILVAADGAARVLDAEPDLLLGVGSARRSDHVVEVPAGSTLLLYTDGLVERRDDDLDSGIERLRARASVLAGPDLGAGLESLIADAGGAGSDDVALLAVRFHAQD; the protein is encoded by the coding sequence ATGTCGTCCGCGGGAGCGGTGGACCCGCTGCTCCTACGCGCGTGGCAGGAGGTCGCCGAGGGAATCATGGTGCTCGACGCGGCCACGTGGCACGTCGAGCACGTCAACCGGGCCGGCGCCGCGTTCTTCGGCCGCACCCCCGAGGACCTGGTGGGCGCCCCGCTGCCCGTCGCCTTCCCCGACGAGGTCCGTGCCGCCTTCCACGACCAGCTGGCCGACCCCGAGGCCCCCGACTTCGTCGCCGGGACGGGGCCGCTGCCCGGGACCGACCGCTCCGTGGCCGTCCGGGCCCGGCGCCTGGGCGAGCACGTCCTCTGCTCCTTCCGCGACGTCACCCACGAACTCCGGCTGCAGGAGGAACGCGACCGGCTGACCGACTCGCTGCGCGGGTCCCTGGAACGCACGAGCGACCTGCTGCGCCTCTCCGAGGCCCTCACCGCGACGCGGACCGTCGCCGACGTCGCCGAGGTCGTCGTCGCGGCCACCGCCCAGGGCTTCGGCGCGGCCTACGCCGCGCTGTCCGTCGTCGACCACGAGCGCCGGCTGCTGCGCACCCCGTTCACCGGCGAGCTCGCCGTCGGCGCCGAGCAGGAGTGGCAGGACCTGCCGCTGGACGGACCCGGCCCCGGCACCCTCGCGATGCGCCAGGGCAGCCCGCGCTTCGACGACGCCACCAGCCTGCGGACGAACTTCCCCGAGCTGATGCACCGCTGGGAGGTCGCGAACGTCCGCTACCTCGCCACCGTCCCGCTCGTCGCGGCCGGCGTCACCGTCGGGCTGCTCACGATGGTCTGGCACGAGGACCTCGAACTGTCCGAGAACCAGCGCGCGATGCTCGTCTCGCTCGCCTCCTACTCCACCCAGGCCCTGCAACGGGCGCTGCTGCTGGCCGAACGCACCACCGCCGCCCGGACCCTGCAGACGTCGATGCTCACCACCGACCTGCCCCAGCGCGGCGGGCTGGAGCTCGTCGCCCGCTACGTCGCCGCGCACGCCGGGGACCAGGTCGGCGGCGACTGGTACGACGGCATCCTGCTGCCCGACGGGACGACGCTGCTGGTCATCGGCGACGTCAGCGGGCACGACGTCACCGCGGCCGCCGAGATGGGCCAGCTGCGCATCGCGCTTCGGGCGCTCGCCGTCGACCGCGACGACCCGCCCGCCCAGCTGCTCGATCGGCTCGAGTCCGTCGTGGACAACCTGCGCGGCGAGGCCATCCTCGCCAGCTGCCTCGTCGCCCGCGTCGAGCAGACCCCGCCGGCCCGGGCCGCGGGCGTGCGGACCCTGCGCTGGGCCAACGCCGGGCACCCCCCGCCGATCCTCGTCGCGGCCGACGGCGCGGCCCGCGTGCTGGACGCCGAACCGGACCTGCTCCTCGGGGTCGGGTCCGCACGACGCAGCGACCACGTCGTCGAGGTCCCGGCCGGGTCGACCCTGCTGCTCTACACCGACGGCCTCGTCGAGCGCCGCGACGACGACCTGGACTCGGGGATCGAGCGGTTGCGGGCCCGCGCGTCGGTGCTGGCGGGGCCGGACCTCGGGGCGGGTCTGGAGTCGCTGATCGCCGACGCGGGTGGGGCGGGGAGCGACGACGTCGCCCTGCTGGCCGTCCGGTTCCACGCCCAGGACTGA
- the def gene encoding peptide deformylase: protein MSEEQVEQDEQVEPVEKVPVEFEGRIGVVHPITRYHTPVLHRPCAPVTSFDDDLVQLVADMFASMDAADGVGLAANQVGVDARVFVVDCPDDDTEETGENVVAHVVNPVLVLPTGRKRRLDLDSEGCLSVPGEYADLARPDTAKVTGFDVHGEPVTIVGSGLLARCLQHESDHLDGVVYVDRLPAGERAEILLAAGLDAPR, encoded by the coding sequence GTGAGCGAGGAGCAGGTCGAGCAGGACGAACAGGTCGAGCCGGTCGAGAAGGTGCCCGTCGAGTTCGAGGGACGCATCGGGGTCGTGCACCCGATCACCCGCTACCACACGCCCGTCCTGCACCGCCCCTGCGCGCCGGTGACGTCCTTCGACGACGACCTCGTGCAGCTCGTCGCCGACATGTTCGCCTCGATGGACGCCGCCGACGGTGTCGGGCTCGCCGCGAACCAGGTCGGCGTGGACGCGCGGGTCTTCGTCGTCGACTGCCCGGACGACGACACCGAGGAGACCGGCGAGAACGTCGTCGCCCACGTCGTGAACCCCGTCCTCGTGCTGCCCACCGGCCGCAAGCGCCGGCTCGACCTCGACAGCGAGGGCTGCCTGTCGGTGCCCGGCGAGTACGCCGACCTCGCCCGCCCCGACACCGCGAAGGTCACGGGGTTCGACGTCCACGGCGAGCCCGTGACGATCGTGGGGAGCGGGCTGCTGGCCCGCTGCCTGCAGCACGAGTCCGACCACCTCGACGGCGTCGTCTACGTCGACCGGCTGCCCGCCGGGGAACGCGCCGAGATCCTGCTCGCGGCCGGGCTGGACGCGCCGCGGTGA
- the tsaD gene encoding tRNA (adenosine(37)-N6)-threonylcarbamoyltransferase complex transferase subunit TsaD, which produces MIVLGIESSCDETGVGLVSEGVLLGDALSSSMDAHARFGGVVPEVAARAHLEAIVPVLHQALDDAQLQLSDVDAIAVTAGPGLSTAVQVGLASAKALAFALGKPLYGVHHLAGHAAVDVLEHGPLPPRCVALVVSGGHTSLLLLGDLGRDPIVHLGDTIDDAAGEAFDKVARVLSLGYPGGPSIDKAARDGDPRAIQFPRALSRPSDPTYGFSFSGVKTAVARWVEARVDAGGEVPVADVAASFQEAVADVLTRKAVAACREHGVDTLLVVGGVAANTRVRALAEERCAAAGIELRVPPIRLCTDNGAMIAAVGDLLVRAGAPASGLDLGADPSAPLTGALLAGPWR; this is translated from the coding sequence GTGATCGTCCTCGGCATCGAGTCCAGCTGCGACGAGACCGGGGTCGGGCTCGTCTCCGAGGGGGTCCTCCTGGGCGACGCGCTGTCCTCGAGCATGGACGCGCACGCCCGGTTCGGGGGGGTCGTCCCCGAGGTCGCGGCCCGCGCGCACCTCGAGGCGATCGTCCCGGTGCTGCACCAGGCCCTCGACGACGCGCAGCTGCAGCTCTCCGACGTCGACGCGATCGCGGTGACCGCCGGTCCGGGGCTGTCGACGGCCGTGCAGGTCGGGCTGGCCTCCGCGAAGGCGCTCGCGTTCGCGCTCGGGAAGCCGCTCTACGGGGTGCACCACCTCGCCGGTCACGCGGCCGTCGACGTCCTGGAGCACGGGCCGCTGCCCCCGAGGTGCGTGGCGCTCGTGGTGTCGGGGGGCCACACGTCGCTGCTGCTGCTCGGCGACCTCGGCCGCGACCCGATCGTGCACCTCGGCGACACCATCGACGACGCGGCGGGGGAGGCCTTCGACAAGGTCGCGAGGGTCCTCTCCCTCGGCTACCCCGGCGGCCCCTCGATCGACAAGGCCGCGCGGGACGGGGACCCGCGGGCGATCCAGTTCCCGCGGGCGCTGTCCCGTCCCTCCGACCCCACCTACGGGTTCTCCTTCTCCGGGGTGAAGACGGCCGTCGCGCGCTGGGTCGAGGCCCGCGTCGACGCCGGTGGCGAGGTCCCCGTCGCCGACGTCGCGGCCAGCTTCCAGGAGGCCGTCGCGGACGTCCTGACCCGCAAGGCCGTCGCCGCCTGCCGCGAGCACGGCGTCGACACGCTCCTCGTGGTGGGCGGGGTGGCGGCCAACACCCGCGTCCGCGCCCTGGCCGAGGAGCGGTGCGCCGCAGCCGGCATCGAGCTGCGGGTGCCGCCGATCCGGCTGTGCACGGACAACGGCGCGATGATCGCCGCGGTCGGGGACCTGCTGGTGCGCGCCGGCGCGCCGGCGTCCGGGCTGGACCTCGGGGCGGACCCGTCGGCGCCGCTGACGGGGGCCCTGCTCGCCGGTCCCTGGCGCTGA
- a CDS encoding tellurium resistance protein, with amino-acid sequence MAIDYSKKAPEPEKPAGGGISLSKVTLTKSTPKVSLSKSGGAGGTLRVHLAWNARPAGAAPAASGGFFSKLKAAAAPQGGIDLDIGALYEFTDGSKGVVQALGNAFRDRGDGDPIVWLDGDDRTGGGGENLFVDLRAAAKIKRILVFAFIYEGVPNWAAADAVVTLHPVSGPEVEVGLDEHDDKSPMCAIAQIVSDGREITVQREVRYVQGGQQALDEAFGWGMKWRTGRK; translated from the coding sequence GTGGCGATCGACTACTCGAAGAAGGCTCCCGAACCCGAGAAGCCCGCGGGTGGCGGGATCTCGCTCTCCAAGGTCACGCTGACCAAGTCCACGCCCAAGGTGTCGCTGTCGAAGTCCGGCGGGGCCGGCGGGACGCTGCGCGTGCACCTGGCCTGGAACGCGCGTCCCGCGGGCGCCGCGCCGGCCGCGAGCGGCGGCTTCTTCTCCAAGCTCAAGGCCGCCGCAGCGCCGCAGGGCGGGATCGACCTCGACATCGGCGCGCTCTACGAGTTCACCGACGGGTCCAAGGGCGTCGTCCAGGCCCTCGGCAACGCGTTCCGCGACCGCGGCGACGGCGACCCGATCGTCTGGCTCGACGGTGACGACCGCACCGGCGGCGGCGGCGAGAACCTCTTCGTCGACCTGCGCGCCGCCGCGAAGATCAAGCGGATCCTGGTGTTCGCGTTCATCTACGAGGGCGTCCCGAACTGGGCCGCCGCGGACGCCGTCGTGACGCTGCACCCCGTCAGCGGTCCCGAGGTCGAGGTCGGCCTCGACGAGCACGACGACAAGTCGCCCATGTGCGCCATCGCCCAGATCGTCTCCGACGGCCGCGAGATCACCGTGCAGCGCGAGGTCCGCTACGTGCAGGGCGGCCAGCAGGCCCTCGACGAGGCGTTCGGCTGGGGCATGAAGTGGCGGACCGGGCGCAAGTAG
- a CDS encoding nuclear transport factor 2 family protein has protein sequence MRSVRPPLPPFTRETALQKVQAAEDAWNTRDPLKVSLAYSEDSVWRNRDTFVTGRVAIVELLAAKWARELDYALRKSLWAFTEDRIAVRFQYECRDLTGQWWRSYGNELWHFDAEGLMTRREASIDDVRIAAEERRIHGPRAESERGVEIPLQ, from the coding sequence ATGCGCAGCGTGCGCCCACCCCTGCCGCCCTTCACCCGTGAGACCGCTCTGCAGAAGGTCCAGGCCGCCGAGGACGCCTGGAACACCCGGGACCCGCTGAAGGTGTCCCTCGCCTACAGCGAGGACTCGGTCTGGCGGAACCGGGACACCTTCGTCACCGGACGCGTGGCGATCGTCGAGCTGCTGGCGGCCAAGTGGGCCCGGGAGCTCGACTACGCCCTGCGGAAGTCGCTGTGGGCGTTCACCGAGGACCGGATCGCGGTGCGCTTCCAGTACGAGTGCCGCGACCTCACGGGGCAGTGGTGGCGCAGCTACGGCAACGAGCTGTGGCACTTCGACGCGGAGGGCCTCATGACCCGCCGCGAGGCCAGCATCGACGACGTCCGGATCGCCGCGGAGGAACGGCGGATCCACGGCCCGCGTGCGGAGTCCGAGCGGGGGGTGGAGATTCCCCTGCAGTGA
- the cynS gene encoding cyanase, giving the protein MSKDEAGQVVRLQKFRKDLTWAGIAQAIGRDPVWTVAALLGQHPVDATSAETVGALLDLAPEVVEALRMQPYRGSGHQEIPTDPTLYRLHEALGVYGPALKELIHEEFGDGIMSAINFTVDVSRRADPGGDRVVITLDGKFLDYQW; this is encoded by the coding sequence ATCAGCAAGGACGAGGCCGGGCAGGTCGTCCGGCTCCAGAAGTTCCGCAAGGACCTCACCTGGGCCGGCATCGCGCAGGCGATCGGGAGGGACCCGGTCTGGACGGTGGCCGCGCTGCTGGGCCAGCACCCCGTCGACGCGACCTCCGCCGAGACGGTCGGGGCGCTGCTCGACCTGGCGCCGGAGGTCGTCGAGGCGCTGCGGATGCAGCCCTACCGCGGCTCCGGGCACCAGGAGATCCCCACCGACCCGACGCTCTACCGCCTCCACGAGGCCCTCGGGGTCTACGGACCGGCGCTCAAGGAGCTGATCCACGAGGAGTTCGGCGACGGTATCATGAGCGCCATCAACTTCACGGTCGACGTCTCCCGGCGCGCCGACCCCGGGGGCGACCGCGTCGTCATCACCCTCGACGGCAAGTTCCTCGACTACCAGTGGTGA
- the acs gene encoding acetate--CoA ligase: protein MTTPQETVPTVAPDPEFAANAVAQADLYDRAAADRLGFWGELAREHVTWDRDFEQVLDWSEAPFAKWFVGGTLNVAVNCVDRHVTAGHGDRVAIHFEGEPGDTATVTYAQLHEQVQRAANVLAGMGVERGDRVAIYLPMLVESIVAMLACARLGAAHSVVFGGFSADALNSRITDAEAKVVITCDGSYRRGKPTTLKPAVDAALAKGAPSVTHVLVVRRNGEAVDWTEGRDVWWHEALEAAAPHHEAESFDAENPLFVLYTSGTTGKPKGILHTSGGYLVQTAYSTKNVFDVQPERDVYWCTADIGWVTGHSYIVYGPLANGLTQVVYEGTPDTPDKDRWWSIVEKYGVTVLYTAPTAIRTCMKWGEEYPQRHDLSSLRVLGSVGENINPEAWNWYRRVIGSDRTPIADTWWQTETGAHMIAPLPGVTALKPGSAQIPIPGIVAEVVDDAGEPVGHGQAGYLVVTEPWPAMLRGIWGDPQRFKDTYWARFPGKYFAGDGAKRDEDGDIWLLGRVDDVMNVSGHRLSTAEIESALVSHPDVAEAAVVGATDETTGQSVVAFVILRGGHEQGPDTVADLRDHVAKEIGPIAKPKSIMVVAELPKTRSGKIMRRLLRDVAEHRAPGDVTTLTDSSVMDAISQGMSAPATD, encoded by the coding sequence GTGACCACCCCGCAGGAAACCGTGCCCACTGTCGCGCCGGACCCGGAGTTCGCCGCGAACGCCGTGGCTCAGGCCGACCTGTACGACCGGGCGGCCGCCGACCGCCTCGGCTTCTGGGGCGAGCTGGCCCGGGAGCACGTCACCTGGGACCGCGACTTCGAGCAGGTCCTCGACTGGTCCGAGGCGCCCTTCGCGAAGTGGTTCGTCGGGGGGACGCTGAACGTCGCCGTGAACTGCGTCGACCGCCACGTCACGGCCGGCCACGGTGACCGTGTCGCCATCCACTTCGAGGGCGAACCGGGCGACACCGCGACCGTCACCTACGCCCAGCTGCACGAGCAGGTCCAGCGCGCGGCGAACGTCCTCGCCGGGATGGGCGTCGAACGCGGTGACCGGGTCGCGATCTACCTGCCGATGCTCGTCGAGTCGATCGTCGCCATGCTCGCCTGCGCCCGCCTCGGGGCGGCGCACTCGGTGGTGTTCGGGGGTTTCTCCGCCGACGCGCTGAACTCCCGCATCACCGACGCCGAGGCGAAGGTCGTCATCACCTGCGACGGTTCCTACCGCCGCGGCAAACCGACCACGCTCAAACCCGCCGTCGACGCCGCCCTGGCCAAGGGTGCCCCGAGCGTCACCCACGTCCTCGTCGTGCGGCGCAACGGCGAGGCCGTCGACTGGACCGAGGGTCGCGACGTCTGGTGGCACGAGGCGCTGGAAGCCGCTGCGCCGCATCACGAAGCGGAGAGCTTCGACGCGGAGAACCCGCTGTTCGTCCTCTACACCTCCGGCACCACCGGGAAACCCAAGGGCATCCTGCACACCTCCGGCGGGTACCTCGTCCAGACCGCGTACTCGACGAAGAACGTCTTCGACGTGCAGCCCGAACGCGACGTCTACTGGTGCACCGCCGACATCGGCTGGGTCACCGGGCACAGCTACATCGTCTACGGCCCGCTGGCCAACGGCCTGACCCAGGTCGTCTACGAGGGCACCCCCGACACCCCCGACAAGGACCGGTGGTGGTCCATCGTCGAGAAGTACGGCGTCACCGTCCTCTACACCGCGCCGACGGCGATCCGCACCTGCATGAAGTGGGGCGAGGAGTACCCGCAGAGGCACGACCTGAGTTCGCTGCGGGTGCTGGGCAGCGTCGGGGAGAACATCAACCCGGAGGCCTGGAACTGGTACCGCCGGGTCATCGGTTCCGACCGGACCCCCATCGCCGACACCTGGTGGCAGACCGAGACGGGCGCGCACATGATCGCCCCGCTGCCCGGGGTCACCGCGCTCAAACCGGGTTCGGCGCAGATCCCGATCCCCGGGATCGTCGCGGAGGTCGTCGACGACGCGGGCGAACCCGTCGGGCACGGTCAGGCCGGCTACCTGGTCGTCACCGAACCGTGGCCGGCGATGCTGCGCGGGATCTGGGGCGACCCGCAACGCTTCAAGGACACCTACTGGGCCCGCTTCCCCGGGAAGTACTTCGCCGGCGACGGCGCCAAGCGCGACGAGGACGGCGACATCTGGCTGCTGGGCCGCGTCGACGACGTCATGAACGTGTCGGGGCACCGGCTCTCCACGGCCGAGATCGAGTCGGCCCTGGTCAGCCACCCCGACGTCGCCGAGGCCGCCGTCGTCGGCGCCACCGACGAGACGACCGGGCAGTCCGTCGTCGCCTTCGTCATCCTGCGCGGCGGGCACGAGCAGGGTCCCGACACCGTCGCGGACCTGCGCGACCACGTCGCGAAGGAGATCGGCCCCATCGCGAAGCCGAAGTCGATCATGGTCGTCGCGGAACTGCCCAAGACCCGGTCGGGCAAGATCATGCGCCGGCTGCTGCGCGACGTGGCCGAGCACCGCGCGCCCGGCGACGTCACGACGCTCACCGACTCCTCGGTGATGGACGCGATCTCGCAGGGGATGTCCGCGCCCGCCACGGACTGA
- a CDS encoding endonuclease/exonuclease/phosphatase family protein: MRSHHPRRSTAALTGTVVATGVVAAGAALVGAPDLFGLAGHRPFVWTVPFRVPVGAGLAGAAVVAGAVGTRWRRVLPSAAALALVAAGSVGTTLARGTAAGELPAARPGDVTVLAANVLKAQADPAGLARLAVDGGADVVSLPESDQALADDVAARIGSATGTPVQVFWARDLGGGGYGTALLVSQSLGPYRTTGQLAGGVKAVVTAAPVSGEGPVLAAAHTAAPVPDLLGAWAVEVKAVADWCANTPGSILAGDLNATLDHPGLHLRGSCVDAGEQTGTGARGTWPAKYPAAVGATIDHALADGNAWRAVGSSVRDIPGSDHRALLSRWRPVRSS; encoded by the coding sequence GTGCGCTCACACCACCCCCGCCGCAGCACGGCCGCCCTCACCGGAACCGTCGTCGCGACCGGGGTGGTCGCCGCCGGGGCGGCGCTCGTCGGCGCCCCCGACCTCTTCGGCCTCGCCGGGCACCGCCCCTTCGTCTGGACCGTGCCGTTCCGGGTGCCGGTCGGGGCCGGGCTGGCCGGGGCGGCGGTCGTGGCGGGCGCGGTGGGGACGCGCTGGCGACGGGTGCTGCCCTCGGCCGCGGCGCTCGCGCTGGTCGCCGCCGGATCGGTGGGGACGACCCTCGCCCGGGGGACCGCGGCGGGGGAGCTGCCCGCGGCCCGCCCCGGGGACGTCACCGTGCTCGCGGCGAACGTCCTCAAGGCCCAGGCCGATCCCGCCGGGCTGGCCCGCCTCGCCGTCGACGGCGGCGCGGACGTCGTCTCGCTGCCCGAGTCGGACCAGGCCCTGGCCGACGACGTCGCCGCGCGCATCGGATCCGCCACCGGCACCCCGGTACAGGTCTTCTGGGCCCGCGACCTCGGCGGGGGCGGGTACGGGACGGCGCTGCTCGTCTCGCAGTCCCTCGGGCCGTACCGCACGACGGGGCAGCTGGCCGGCGGGGTCAAGGCCGTCGTCACCGCTGCACCCGTCTCGGGGGAGGGTCCGGTGCTGGCCGCGGCCCACACCGCCGCGCCCGTCCCGGACCTCCTCGGGGCCTGGGCGGTGGAGGTGAAGGCGGTCGCCGACTGGTGCGCGAACACCCCGGGTTCGATCCTGGCCGGTGACCTGAACGCCACCCTCGACCACCCCGGACTGCACCTGCGGGGGTCCTGCGTCGACGCCGGCGAGCAGACCGGCACGGGCGCGCGCGGGACGTGGCCCGCGAAGTACCCGGCGGCGGTCGGCGCCACGATCGACCACGCCCTCGCCGACGGGAACGCCTGGCGCGCCGTGGGTTCCAGCGTCCGGGACATCCCCGGCAGCGACCACCGCGCCCTGCTGTCCCGGTGGCGACCCGTCCGGTCGTCGTGA
- a CDS encoding phage holin family protein: MTTLNDRPVGAPERTIGQLVADATKDMSELVRYEIALAKAEITTDVKNGAIGGGLFGVAALFGFVAFVFLGITVAFALHEGAGWSIWLSFLVVAAAMLVVAGLAAAIGFGRIKQVKPPERTIRTTKDSIAAIKAAATGKPVAKTITGGPGSRSLGH, encoded by the coding sequence ATGACCACCCTGAACGACCGTCCCGTCGGTGCGCCCGAACGCACGATCGGTCAGCTCGTGGCCGACGCGACCAAGGACATGAGCGAGCTCGTCCGCTACGAGATCGCGCTGGCCAAGGCCGAGATCACCACCGACGTGAAGAACGGCGCCATCGGCGGCGGGCTCTTCGGGGTCGCCGCGCTCTTCGGCTTCGTCGCCTTCGTGTTCCTCGGCATCACCGTCGCGTTCGCGCTGCACGAGGGGGCCGGCTGGTCGATCTGGCTGAGCTTCCTGGTCGTCGCCGCGGCCATGCTCGTCGTCGCGGGCCTCGCCGCGGCCATCGGGTTCGGCCGCATCAAGCAGGTCAAGCCCCCGGAGCGCACGATCCGCACGACGAAGGACAGCATCGCCGCGATCAAGGCCGCCGCCACCGGCAAGCCCGTCGCCAAGACCATCACCGGTGGCCCGGGCTCGCGCAGCCTCGGGCACTGA
- a CDS encoding alpha/beta fold hydrolase, which translates to MGVRSTDVSAVLVEGPWRHRLVAAHGARFHVAELGEGPLVLLLHDFPQFWWAWRAQLTALAAAGYRAVAMDLRGYGASDKPPRGYDTPTSAADVAAVVRALGERDAVVVGHGVSGRTAWALPSLHPEQVRGIVVVGAAHPLLSRHVLLERLGEGAGLATTRTAFARQLPALPERRLLSGDGVERVLRERSGPGWPSAADVERYRDAIRVPFVAHSALEYHRWIARSAVRADGRRFAAALRDGVEVPVLQVRGALDPTVSAGALDAAARFAHGPHRVVEVPDVGHYLPEESPERTTTLLTGWLARW; encoded by the coding sequence GTGGGCGTCCGCTCGACCGACGTCTCGGCCGTCCTGGTCGAAGGACCGTGGCGGCACCGGTTGGTGGCCGCCCACGGTGCGCGGTTCCACGTCGCCGAGCTCGGTGAGGGACCGCTCGTCCTGCTGCTCCACGACTTCCCGCAGTTCTGGTGGGCGTGGCGCGCCCAGCTCACGGCCCTCGCGGCGGCGGGGTACCGCGCGGTGGCGATGGACCTGCGCGGCTACGGCGCCTCCGACAAACCTCCCCGCGGCTACGACACGCCCACCTCGGCCGCCGACGTCGCGGCCGTGGTGCGGGCCCTGGGGGAGCGCGACGCCGTCGTCGTGGGCCACGGCGTCTCGGGCCGCACGGCGTGGGCCCTGCCCTCGCTGCACCCCGAGCAGGTCCGCGGGATCGTCGTCGTGGGGGCCGCGCACCCGCTGCTGTCCCGCCACGTCCTGCTCGAGCGTCTCGGTGAGGGCGCCGGGCTCGCCACCACCCGGACCGCCTTCGCCCGCCAGTTGCCCGCCCTGCCCGAACGTCGCCTGCTGAGCGGCGACGGGGTCGAGCGGGTCCTGCGCGAACGCTCCGGCCCCGGCTGGCCGTCCGCCGCCGACGTCGAGCGCTACCGCGACGCGATCCGCGTGCCGTTCGTGGCCCACTCCGCGCTGGAGTACCACCGCTGGATCGCCCGTTCCGCCGTCCGCGCCGACGGCCGCCGCTTCGCGGCCGCCCTGCGCGACGGCGTCGAGGTCCCCGTCCTGCAGGTGCGCGGCGCGCTCGACCCCACGGTGTCCGCGGGGGCCCTGGACGCGGCCGCCCGCTTCGCCCACGGCCCGCACCGGGTGGTCGAGGTGCCCGACGTCGGGCACTACCTCCCCGAGGAGTCCCCCGAGCGGACGACGACGCTGCTCACCGGCTGGCTCGCGCGCTGGTGA